The following are encoded together in the Cynocephalus volans isolate mCynVol1 chromosome 4, mCynVol1.pri, whole genome shotgun sequence genome:
- the CCDC34 gene encoding coiled-coil domain-containing protein 34 yields MWAAGLSGAASPNPSTRFAADSRSRSRPSWSSSVLMTGARGQRLEAEAMSVCSPLPSLSCSNSTMSLLSPLGHRSFPFSEDDGDGEDEEDVDEDALDSEAKVASLRGMELQGCSSSEVESEDNQEQKQVCLPESSLTPWEVWFVGKEKEERDRLQQKAQEELNQQLEKRKEMEEREKRKIIAEEKHKEWVQRKNEQKKKEREQKINKEMEERAAKELEKEHLQEKAKEKYQEWLKKKNAEECEKKKKEKEKEKQRQAELQEKKEIAEKKFKEWLEIAKNKPRPAAKSYGYANGKLTGFYSGNSYPEPTFYNPIPWKPIHMPPPKEAKDLSAKKNKRPVISQPHKSSSVVVHKAKSNLCLGTLCRIQR; encoded by the exons ATGTGGGCGGCGGGGTTGTCGGGGGCTGCTTCTCCCAATCCTTCCACTCGGTTTGCTGCCGACAGTAGATCCAGGTCTCGGCCGTCCTGGAGCTCCTCCGTTCTCATGACGGGCGCCcgggggcagaggctggaggcGGAGGCGATGTCCGTATGCTCGCCGTTGCCGTCGCTGAGCTGCAGCAACTCTACCATGTCGCTGTTGTCTCCCCTCGGCCACCGGAGCTTCCCGTTTAGCGAGGATGACGGTGACGGGGAGGATGAGGAAGACGTGGACGAAGATGCGCTTGACTCAGAGGCCAAGGTGGCGAGCCTGAGAGGAATGGAGTTACAGGGGTGCTCCAG CAGTGAGGTTGAATCGGAAGATAACCAAGAACAGAAACAGGTGTGCTTACCAGAAAGCAGCCTGACACCATGGGAGGTGTGGTTTGttggcaaagaaaaagaagaacgtGACCGGCTGCAACAGAAAGCTCAAGAG GAATTAAATCaacaactagaaaaaagaaaagaaatggaagaacgtgaaaaaagaaagataattgcTGAAGAAAAGCACAAGGAATGGGTTcagagaaagaatgaacag aaaaaaaaagaaagggaacaaaaaattaataaagaaatggaagaaagagcAGCAAAGGAACTGGAGAAAGAACATttgcaagaaaaagcaaaagaaaaatatcaagaatggttaaagaaaaaaaatgctgaagaatgtgagaaaaagaagaaagaaaag gaaaaagaaaaacaacggCAAGCTGAATtacaggagaaaaaggaaatagcagAAAAAAAGTTTAAGGAATGGTTGGAAATTGCAAAAAATAAACCTCGTCCAGCTGCAAAGAGCTATGGTTATGCCAATGGAAAACTTACAG GTTTTTACAGTGGAAATTCCTATCCAGAGCCAACCTTTTATAATCCAATTCCATGGAAACCAATTCATATGCCCCCTCCCAAAGAAGCTAAGGATCTATcagcaaagaagaataaaagaccTGTGATAAGTCAGCCACATAAGTCATCATCTGTGGTAGTTCATAAAGCCAAAAGCAATCTTTGCCTTGGAACTCTGTGCAGAATACAAAGATAG
- the LOC134375467 gene encoding peptidyl-prolyl cis-trans isomerase A-like, protein MVNPIVFFDIAVDGEPLGRVSFELFADKVPKTAENFRALSTGEKGFGYKGSCFHRIIPGFMCQGGDFTRHNGTGGKSIYGEKFDDENFILKHTGPGILSMANAGPNTNGSQFFICTAKTDWLDGKHVVFGKVKDGMNTVEAMELFGSRNGKTSKKITIADCGQL, encoded by the exons ATGGTTAACCCCATTGTGTTTTTCGACATCGCCGTCGATGGCGAGCCCTTGGGCCGCGTCTCCTTCGAG CTGTTTGCAGACAAAGTTCCAAAGACAGCAGAAAACTTTCGTGCTCTGAGCACTGGAGAGAAAGGATTTGGTTATAAGGGTTCCTGCTTTCACAGAATTATTCCAGGGTTTATGTGCCAGGGTGGTGACTTCACACGCCATAATGGCACTGGTGGCAAGTCTATCTATGGGGAGAAATTTGATGATGAGAACTTCATCCTGAAGCATACAGGTCCTGGCATCTTGTCTATGGCAAATGCTGGACCCAACACAAATGGTTCCCAGTTTTTTATCTGCACTGCCAAGACAGACTGGTTGGATGGCAAGCATGTGGTCTTTGGCAAGGTGAAAGATGGCATGAATACAGTGGAAGCCATGGAGCTCTTTGGATCCAGGAATGGCAAGACCAGCAAGAAGATCACCATTGCCGACTGTGGACAACTCTAA